In the genome of Desulfovibrio sp. JC022, the window CCTTTGGAAAGGGTTTAAGAATCCCAAACTTTTTTAATAAGGCTTCGCCGCTTCGTATTAAAAATTGGAGTTCAATTGAGAAACGCTACTATATATGACATTTGTGATGAACCAATCTTTAGATGTGAGAACCCTAGTGTACCGGGTGAAAACCTTCGTAAGCTTTACAAAAAACTTTTCGGCAATCCGCTGTTCAAGCATTTTATCCTGCGCTGGTGCTCGCACCCGGCCATTTTCCAAAGTAAAATCGGACCCTATCAAGAGATGATGGAGGCCGCCATGCAAGCCAGTTACGAAAACTGGCAGGATAAGGAATGGATTGAAACAACCTTCACACCACTGGCAAAACTGTTGGATCGCGTTAAAGATCCTGAGTGGCGCATTCGCGAAAAAGCGGATACCCGTCCCCCGCGCGTTAGGGAAAAAGAAGTAAATGAAGTGCTGAATGCGGTACTTTCCGACATCATCCGGGTCTGGGATAAGAATCCCAAGGACCCTTATTTTCCGGTATCCGCACAGGTCGTCATGCCCGGAGATTCCATCTGCGACGGTGAAAATTTCCTGAACATCATGACCGGACTGGGATCATACGAATTTCAGAACATCAACCTGCTCTTCGGACTGATGCGCTGCTTCCTGCATGCCAATCCACTGGCTCTGAAAATATTCCGCCGCCCATGGAAAGGCATTGCCGAACCGCTTTCCATGCGCGTTTCATGGATCACCCACCGCACTGGATTTTATGACGACATTTTTTGGGAACAGATTTACAATCTCTACATATTGGAAGAATTGCCCCACAACGAACAGAATAAACTGAAGGAAATGCTGGAATCGCTGCTCCATTTCCTGATCGTCACAAGCATGGAATGGCTGGAGGCACCGAGTTCCGGCATTAAGCATCCGGCAATCACCTGTCTGCCCAAGGATGGAAACGGCCAACCGCTATGCAATCTCAAACCCCGCGATTGGAAAGCCAAAAAAGAACTGGGATTTGACGATTACGTGCCTGATGTGGACACAACATTCCTTGCTTTGGCGATGAGCCGCAAATGGCTGGACCTAGTGGCGGAAAAAAATCTAAACGCTAATCAGGAATTGCTGCGTGCGGCCGAAGTCTTCCTTGATTTCCCTTGGGTGGAGATCATCAATGAATATCAGATCGGTTCCGGCAACAAGACCAATCCCCCGACCATCACCATGACCCGTCCGCTTGACTATTTCGGAGCGGTGCCGCTCTGGCTCGACAAGCCGTTTAAGAAAAGTAAAGAAGATGGACGCATTGTGCGCGAAACTCTGGGTAATGAAATCTGCCCCGGCCACAACATGGACATATTTGAAGCCATCCTCGCCAACCGCTATCAATGGAAGGCCCTTGAAGGTGACAATCTTGAAACCCTGAAACGGTTCCTGACGTTTCATCACAATGGATTCATTAGCGGTAATTTCAAGCAGGACAGCGCAGTACGTTTTTACTTACCGGAAATTTATGTCAGTTATGCCGGGCGTCTCTACGACACATGGCTGACCATTCCCGAAGACGAACAGCAGCTTATCGATCCCGACGGTAAAGTGGAACAAATCCGGTCCGCAGCCATGGATTACTGCAAATACGACATGCTCGGCGCGACGCTCAATCCCTTTGACGCCGCACTGGCAGTAGCGACACTCTGCCTGCTGCGCTACCCCCATCGCGGAGATGGGCTCATCGAACGAGGAATTAAGATATTACACAACCATCTCGGCGAAGGGTTCTTCAGGCATCCCTACAAAGCCTACGAATGGACCATGGTCCGCCATCCCACAAGGATCATCGTCGGTAGCGAAGTCACAACTTCGCTCTTCGCCATGAATGCCATTGCCTGTTACAAGCATTATATGAAAAGCTAAAAAAGAGAGGGGGTGCTAAGCACCCCCTCTCTTTTTTTATTTCAATTTCTTCCCATCGTGCCACGCCCGGCCCACGCACTCGCCGACATCCCAGTAGCGGTTGTCGGGCATGGTCAGGGTGAAGGGATTAACCTTCTTGATATCCGGTGCGTCATCGGTAAGAACTTCCTCGTCGCACCATGTGGCGACAACTTCCCCGACAAACAAGGTATCATTTGGCAATTCCATGGAATCAAAAACCTTGCACTCAATGACTACCGGGCACTTGCTGATCACCGGAGCATTTTCCAGCACCCCCGGCTCAACATCAAAGAGGCCGGACTTATCAAGCTTGGAACCTGAAACAAGCCCCACAAAATCAGTGACTTCAACCATCTCCACAGACGGGACATTGACGCTGAATTCGCCGCTGGCCTTGATCGCCATGTTTGAAAAATGCCGCTTGCCCACGGAAATCATCATCAGGGACGGATTGTAATTAACCCGCGAAACCCACGCCAGAGCCATAAAGTTGTTACGTCCGTCATGCCTTGAGCCCAGAATTGTCTGGGGCATGGGCAAGGTAAAACCTTGAATTCCTATATTTTTCTTAGCCATTTAAACTCCTGTGTAAATAGTCAGCTAGGCTTAACAATTCCACAAATATTAAACGAATGCCACCGGAATTTACAAAAACAGTAGCAACGATAAAGCCATGACCGCCATACCGCTAACCAGCCCATAAATGGACAAATGATGCTCGCCGTATTCCTCGGCAGCGGGCAGAAGTTCATCAAGGGAAATAAAAACCATAATCCCGGCCACCCCGGCGAAGATTATGCCGAATACGGTCTCAGACATGAACGGCATGAGCAGCAGATAGCCGACCATAGCCCCCACGGGTTCCGCCAGACCGGACAGAAATGAATATTTGAAAGCTTTCTTCTTATCCCCGGTAGCGTAATAAATAGGCACTGAAACCGCGATTCCTTCAGGAATATTGTGAATAGCGATAGCCACGGCAATAGCTATACCGAGACTGGGATCACTGAGCGCGGCAGTGAAAGTAGCCAGCCCTTCGGGAAAGTTGTGGATACCGATTGCCAATGCAGCCATGGTGCCCATACGGAAAAGCTTACGCTTTCCCTGTTCGCTCTCCAGCCCCTCGCCATCTTTAATATTTTCAGGATTCATTTCCTCAATGCGATGCATCTCATGCGGGTTTTCGTAGGAAGGAACCATCTTATCAATCAGTGCAATGAGAGCAATACCGCCGAAAAAAGCGATTACCGCGGCCCATGTCCCGGCAACTTCACCCATATCGGCCTGTAAAGCATCCTTGGCTTTGACCATAATTTCCATAAAGGAAACATAAATCATCACCCCGGCGGAAAACCCCAGTGACACAGACAAAAATTTTGGGTTGGTCCGCTTGGCGAAAAAAGCCAAGGCAGAGCCAATTCCAGTGGCAAGTCCGGCAAAAGCGGTCAGCCCGAAGGCAAATAGGACATTCTCGGCAAGCATATCC includes:
- a CDS encoding flavin reductase family protein, whose translation is MAKKNIGIQGFTLPMPQTILGSRHDGRNNFMALAWVSRVNYNPSLMMISVGKRHFSNMAIKASGEFSVNVPSVEMVEVTDFVGLVSGSKLDKSGLFDVEPGVLENAPVISKCPVVIECKVFDSMELPNDTLFVGEVVATWCDEEVLTDDAPDIKKVNPFTLTMPDNRYWDVGECVGRAWHDGKKLK
- the zupT gene encoding zinc transporter ZupT, encoding MLAENVLFAFGLTAFAGLATGIGSALAFFAKRTNPKFLSVSLGFSAGVMIYVSFMEIMVKAKDALQADMGEVAGTWAAVIAFFGGIALIALIDKMVPSYENPHEMHRIEEMNPENIKDGEGLESEQGKRKLFRMGTMAALAIGIHNFPEGLATFTAALSDPSLGIAIAVAIAIHNIPEGIAVSVPIYYATGDKKKAFKYSFLSGLAEPVGAMVGYLLLMPFMSETVFGIIFAGVAGIMVFISLDELLPAAEEYGEHHLSIYGLVSGMAVMALSLLLFL